The Cellulomonas sp. P24 genome contains a region encoding:
- a CDS encoding IS3 family transposase (programmed frameshift), translating into MAKPYPQEFRNDVVAVARKGQAPLSQIAKDFGVSEGSLANWMKQADVEDGKRPGLSEDERKQLREANKRIRLLEQENEVLRRAAAYLSQANLPKIVFPLVREMAAAGARIRVPVAVACRVLGLTTQGYYKWLKNPVSQRDWDDAHLIDVLYEIHQDDATLGYRFLTDELADEHGIVVGENRVHRLCGIAGIYASHAKKKTSKPGATGPAPHDDLLAVVDEHGVVRHEFVAEAPNKVWLWDISEHPTREGKLYICAIKDLYSNKIVGYSIDSRMKASLAVSAMRNAIALRSPVRTICHSDRGGQFRAKKTQRLLANNGLVGSMGRSYGAGDNASMESFFSLLQKNVLDTRRWDTRQELRLAMVTWIETKYNRRRRQRALGKLTPVEFEMIYAAADAA; encoded by the exons GTGGCAAAGCCCTATCCTCAGGAGTTCCGCAACGACGTCGTGGCCGTGGCCCGCAAGGGCCAGGCACCGCTGTCTCAGATCGCGAAGGACTTCGGCGTCTCCGAAGGCTCGCTGGCGAACTGGATGAAGCAGGCCGATGTCGAGGACGGCAAGCGTCCCGGTCTGAGCGAAGACGAGCGCAAGCAGTTGCGTGAGGCGAACAAGAGGATCCGCCTGCTCGAGCAGGAGAACGAGGTCCTACGGCGCGCTGCTGCCTACCTGTCGCAGGCCAACTTGCCG AAAATAGTCTTCCCTCTCGTCCGTGAGATGGCCGCGGCCGGCGCCCGCATCAGGGTGCCGGTCGCGGTGGCGTGCAGGGTCCTGGGTCTGACGACGCAGGGGTACTACAAGTGGCTCAAGAACCCCGTGTCCCAACGGGACTGGGACGACGCCCACCTCATCGACGTCCTTTACGAGATCCATCAGGACGATGCGACGCTGGGCTACAGGTTCCTCACCGACGAGCTGGCCGACGAGCACGGCATCGTCGTGGGCGAGAACCGCGTGCACCGGCTGTGTGGCATCGCCGGCATCTACGCCTCTCATGCGAAGAAGAAGACCAGCAAGCCAGGTGCCACCGGCCCCGCTCCGCATGACGACCTCCTCGCGGTGGTTGACGAGCACGGCGTGGTCCGTCACGAGTTCGTCGCCGAGGCTCCCAACAAGGTCTGGTTGTGGGATATCTCCGAGCACCCCACGCGCGAGGGCAAGCTCTACATCTGCGCGATCAAGGACCTGTACTCCAACAAGATCGTGGGCTACTCCATCGACTCGCGGATGAAGGCGTCGCTGGCGGTCTCAGCGATGCGGAACGCGATCGCCCTGCGCTCACCGGTGAGAACGATCTGTCACTCGGACAGGGGCGGTCAATTTCGCGCCAAGAAGACCCAGCGCCTGCTCGCGAACAACGGCCTGGTCGGTTCGATGGGCCGCTCATACGGAGCCGGCGACAACGCCAGCATGGAGAGCTTCTTCTCCCTGCTCCAGAAGAACGTCCTGGACACCCGCCGCTGGGACACCCGCCAGGAGCTCCGGCTGGCGATGGTGACCTGGATCGAGACCAAGTACAACCGTCGCCGCCGACAGCGCGCCCTGGGCAAGCTCACCCCCGTCGAGTTTGAGATGATCTACGCAGCCGCAGACGCGGCCTGA
- a CDS encoding amino acid ABC transporter substrate-binding protein, with the protein MKHIASTLRGIALITAIGFALAGCSSAAGSSGGTASGHAAADTSLAAVQKAGVITVGTEGTYRPFSYHAGGSGALTGYDIEVIKAVASQLGVTAKFEETQWDAIFAGLQAGRFNVIANQVSITPERASTYLFSTPYTYSTGVIVVRSSNTSITSFASLAGKTTAQSLTSNWYALAQQNGATIQGVEGWAQSVALVQQGRVDATINDKLTYLDYQKQNADTGLKIAAETAEKSTSAFAFTKGSTTLAHAVDDALKKLTDDGTLAAISRKYFGQDVSR; encoded by the coding sequence ATGAAGCACATCGCGAGCACACTTCGAGGGATCGCTCTCATCACGGCAATCGGGTTCGCGTTGGCGGGGTGCTCGAGCGCTGCGGGGTCCTCGGGGGGCACGGCGAGCGGGCACGCCGCTGCGGACACCTCTCTGGCGGCGGTGCAGAAGGCGGGGGTCATCACGGTCGGCACGGAGGGCACCTACCGGCCGTTCTCCTACCACGCGGGTGGATCTGGCGCCCTGACCGGGTACGACATCGAGGTGATCAAGGCCGTCGCGTCCCAGCTGGGCGTGACCGCGAAGTTCGAAGAGACCCAGTGGGACGCGATCTTCGCCGGTCTGCAGGCCGGCCGGTTCAACGTCATCGCGAACCAGGTGTCGATCACCCCCGAGCGTGCCTCCACATACCTGTTCTCCACGCCGTACACCTACTCGACCGGGGTGATCGTCGTGCGCTCGTCGAACACCTCGATCACCTCCTTCGCGTCCCTCGCTGGCAAGACCACCGCGCAGTCGTTGACGAGCAACTGGTACGCCCTCGCCCAGCAGAACGGTGCCACCATCCAGGGCGTCGAGGGTTGGGCCCAGTCCGTGGCACTGGTCCAGCAGGGGCGGGTGGACGCCACGATCAACGACAAGCTGACGTATCTGGACTACCAGAAGCAGAACGCTGACACCGGGCTGAAGATCGCGGCCGAGACCGCCGAGAAGTCCACGAGCGCCTTCGCGTTCACCAAGGGCAGCACAACCCTCGCCCATGCGGTCGACGACGCACTCAAGAAGCTCACCGACGACGGGACACTCGCTGCCATCTCGAGGAAGTACTTCGGGCAAGATGTCTCGCGGTAG
- a CDS encoding antibiotic biosynthesis monooxygenase has translation MFVVIATFPEVPTDRDGEFRAWFAWSNNRLGQVEGLSGRRLMLAADGTYVALVEHTSAEAFAAMQGTAVAAEVHARLEEILHERPRHTAYEVVVDAAESRSCCGGHGGHHHGGAGVRADATV, from the coding sequence ATGTTCGTCGTGATCGCCACCTTCCCTGAGGTACCCACCGATCGGGACGGGGAGTTCCGGGCCTGGTTCGCGTGGTCAAACAACCGGCTGGGCCAGGTCGAGGGGCTGAGCGGTCGGCGCCTGATGCTAGCCGCGGACGGCACGTACGTTGCGCTGGTCGAGCACACCAGCGCGGAGGCGTTCGCCGCGATGCAGGGCACCGCGGTGGCTGCGGAGGTTCATGCCCGCTTAGAGGAGATTCTTCACGAGAGGCCCCGGCACACGGCGTACGAGGTCGTCGTGGACGCCGCTGAGTCCCGGTCGTGCTGCGGTGGGCACGGAGGTCACCACCATGGCGGTGCCGGGGTACGCGCTGATGCGACCGTCTGA
- a CDS encoding DUF2892 domain-containing protein, translating into MRTKLSVNLTSIERDARIVVGVLAVTGGVLLLVGAESVIARVLEVLLILVGLDLIVTGATGHCPLYQRLGHVPASLRSAK; encoded by the coding sequence ATGCGTACGAAGCTGTCTGTCAATCTCACCTCGATCGAACGCGATGCCCGGATCGTTGTGGGGGTGCTCGCTGTCACCGGCGGCGTGCTCCTGCTGGTCGGGGCCGAGTCGGTGATCGCGAGGGTCCTGGAGGTGCTCCTGATTCTGGTCGGGCTCGATCTGATCGTGACCGGGGCCACAGGTCACTGCCCGCTTTACCAGAGACTGGGGCATGTGCCCGCTTCGCTGAGGTCGGCGAAGTGA
- a CDS encoding DUF2933 domain-containing protein codes for MNSPMQGHNHGGKNHLLAMLGIFAVILVVLLAAGRSFGEALPLAAVLACPVMMIGMMFMMRGDNGHQHGDDSTTGHDHDHGTRAASEGSVSDPATTSANHANAPTQRQHP; via the coding sequence ATGAACAGCCCGATGCAAGGACACAACCACGGCGGCAAGAACCACCTGCTCGCGATGCTCGGCATCTTCGCCGTCATCCTGGTCGTCCTGCTCGCCGCCGGACGATCCTTTGGCGAGGCCCTACCACTGGCCGCGGTGCTCGCCTGCCCGGTCATGATGATCGGGATGATGTTCATGATGCGCGGCGACAACGGCCACCAGCACGGCGACGACTCCACAACCGGCCACGATCACGACCACGGGACGCGAGCTGCCTCCGAAGGGAGCGTCTCTGACCCCGCGACCACGAGCGCGAATCACGCGAACGCCCCCACCCAGCGACAGCACCCCTGA
- a CDS encoding amino acid ABC transporter ATP-binding protein: MGEVLLSVHGLSKSFGANPVLRSIDLTIERGRVLALIGPSGSGKTTLLRCLNGLELADGGTINTPGELTLDFTTPPTRSQLSALRDRSGMVFQHYNLFPHKTVLQNVLEGPLVVQRRPRAEATASALELLARVGLSEKTHTYPFQLSGGQQQRVGIVRALALQPQLLLFDEPTSALDPELVGDVLRLIKELAADGWTMVIATHELEFAREVAHEIAFLDAGTILERGHPSQLLRDPQHERTRQFLHRVLHPF, encoded by the coding sequence ATGGGCGAGGTTCTGCTGAGCGTGCACGGGCTGAGCAAGAGCTTCGGGGCGAACCCCGTCCTGCGGTCAATCGACCTCACCATCGAGCGCGGGCGCGTGCTCGCCCTCATCGGCCCCTCCGGGTCCGGCAAGACAACTCTCCTGCGGTGCCTGAACGGTCTGGAGCTCGCCGACGGCGGGACGATCAACACCCCCGGTGAGCTGACGCTCGACTTCACGACACCGCCCACCAGGAGCCAGCTCAGCGCACTCCGGGACCGTTCGGGGATGGTGTTCCAGCACTACAACCTGTTCCCGCACAAGACAGTGCTGCAGAACGTGCTCGAAGGCCCCCTGGTCGTCCAACGCCGACCACGGGCCGAGGCGACGGCCAGCGCCCTCGAGCTGCTCGCTCGGGTCGGCCTGAGCGAGAAGACGCACACCTACCCCTTCCAGCTCTCCGGCGGCCAACAGCAACGCGTCGGCATCGTGCGAGCGCTCGCACTGCAACCCCAGCTCCTGCTCTTCGACGAACCGACCTCGGCACTGGACCCCGAACTGGTCGGGGACGTCCTGCGCCTGATCAAAGAGCTCGCAGCCGACGGCTGGACAATGGTCATCGCCACCCATGAGCTGGAGTTCGCCCGCGAAGTCGCCCACGAGATCGCCTTCCTGGACGCCGGCACGATCCTCGAGCGCGGCCACCCCTCGCAGCTCCTGCGCGACCCCCAGCACGAGCGAACACGCCAGTTCCTGCACCGCGTCCTGCACCCGTTCTGA
- a CDS encoding tyrosine-type recombinase/integrase, whose product MTIEFGVPAQVVEEFLEHLARRGRGSYTTRAYRLGVQDFGCWLAEREQSLEGVSRADVEVYVDAFARGYRTGGRPPREQRTSVVELTSKQPRGSDGRRAPRTVNHRLSVLGSFFGYLIDRDTEAGEGTWADRVSPVPQAPAVGPRHGRPGGGDAPVRGRAELRRREPRKLPRDLDPADVQRLIDAAPSARDRALLILLSRTGQRIGDWSPEHGRHGVLGMTLADLDRRTSTVTVLLKGARDEHRVPVTAPFWVAFDRYLSDERGDPPTQAVWVGARRGRGRPLSYGAFEAGLRHLAGKVGIPVTAHMFRHTVATALVEHSGVAVAQAVLGHRHVGTTVDVYAHVDRHSLVEAVSAFEQRPVIDRARTHAGREKYAFHYDLRTIEELDALAHPRLVNKEQR is encoded by the coding sequence ATGACCATCGAGTTCGGTGTACCGGCACAGGTTGTCGAGGAGTTCTTGGAGCATCTGGCCCGCCGGGGCCGCGGGTCGTACACGACCCGCGCGTACCGACTGGGCGTGCAGGACTTCGGTTGCTGGCTCGCTGAGCGTGAGCAGTCGCTGGAGGGTGTCTCCCGTGCAGATGTGGAGGTCTACGTCGATGCGTTCGCCCGCGGCTACCGCACCGGCGGGCGACCGCCACGCGAGCAGCGCACGTCGGTCGTCGAGCTGACGTCCAAGCAGCCCAGGGGTTCCGATGGACGGCGCGCGCCCCGCACGGTGAACCATCGGCTGAGCGTGTTGGGGTCGTTCTTCGGCTACCTGATCGACCGCGACACCGAGGCGGGTGAGGGCACCTGGGCTGACAGGGTCAGCCCGGTGCCGCAGGCCCCGGCTGTCGGTCCACGGCACGGGCGCCCGGGTGGCGGCGATGCACCGGTACGTGGTCGCGCTGAGCTGCGTCGGCGCGAGCCCCGCAAGTTGCCACGCGATCTGGACCCGGCGGACGTGCAACGACTGATCGACGCGGCGCCATCCGCGCGTGACCGGGCGTTGTTGATCCTGTTGTCGCGCACCGGTCAGCGGATCGGTGACTGGAGCCCCGAGCACGGCCGGCACGGCGTGCTCGGGATGACCCTGGCCGATCTGGACCGGCGCACCTCGACCGTGACCGTGCTGTTGAAGGGTGCGCGCGATGAGCATCGCGTTCCGGTCACCGCACCGTTCTGGGTCGCGTTCGACCGTTACCTGAGCGACGAGCGCGGCGATCCGCCCACTCAGGCGGTGTGGGTCGGTGCGCGACGTGGCCGTGGCCGGCCGTTGTCGTATGGGGCGTTCGAGGCCGGGCTGCGGCACCTGGCCGGCAAGGTCGGGATCCCGGTGACAGCGCACATGTTCCGTCACACCGTCGCGACTGCTCTGGTGGAGCATTCCGGTGTCGCGGTCGCCCAAGCCGTCCTGGGACATCGTCACGTCGGGACCACTGTCGATGTCTATGCCCACGTCGACCGCCACAGTCTCGTCGAGGCCGTGTCGGCGTTCGAGCAGCGGCCGGTGATCGATCGCGCGAGAACCCACGCAGGCCGCGAGAAGTACGCGTTCCATTACGACCTCCGCACGATTGAGGAACTCGACGCACTCGCCCATCCGCGACTGGTCAACAAGGAGCAGCGATGA
- a CDS encoding tyrosine-type recombinase/integrase — protein MELRVRRTDGGHELSGGWVGVGEVNAFLGHLAGRGFSPATVRAYAYDLLNFARFIGGRDLLVADVGPTDIFEWIDVQGVRRPGQAGGVVALRRPGAAPSSVNRRVAAVRAFFEYQVMTGARAQNPVPTPRRGAGARPAPGGLLGHLGSGRARGGGRLVRQPRQLPESLPMDQVQEFLGSLRTHRDRAMVLAMLLGGLRSAEVRGLLLESIDTGRRRLRVVGKGAKERVVPIDAAFFTEFGAYLRLERPLGLATPEAFVVLRGPGAGRPMGEAALRSLFRRHRASSGAIRVRPHRLRHTYGTELAAAGIDLLALRDLMGHVSPQTTAAYVHLSIEHLAAEYAAARAVMSGARS, from the coding sequence ATGGAATTGCGGGTGCGACGTACTGACGGCGGGCACGAGTTGAGCGGTGGCTGGGTTGGCGTCGGGGAGGTGAACGCGTTCCTGGGGCACCTGGCCGGCAGGGGCTTCTCGCCTGCGACGGTGCGGGCCTACGCCTACGACCTGTTGAACTTCGCTCGGTTCATCGGTGGGCGGGACCTGTTGGTGGCGGACGTGGGCCCGACGGACATCTTCGAGTGGATCGACGTCCAAGGGGTGCGCCGACCGGGCCAGGCCGGCGGCGTCGTGGCGTTGCGGCGCCCGGGCGCGGCGCCGTCCTCGGTGAACCGGCGTGTCGCAGCGGTCCGCGCGTTCTTCGAGTATCAGGTGATGACGGGGGCCCGGGCGCAGAACCCGGTCCCGACGCCGCGGCGGGGCGCCGGAGCCAGGCCAGCACCTGGGGGTTTGCTCGGCCATCTCGGGTCTGGACGTGCCCGTGGTGGTGGTCGCTTGGTGCGTCAACCGCGCCAGTTGCCTGAGTCCCTGCCGATGGATCAGGTCCAGGAGTTCCTGGGGAGCTTGCGCACTCACCGGGACCGGGCGATGGTGCTCGCGATGCTGCTCGGCGGACTGCGTTCGGCCGAGGTCCGCGGGCTGCTCCTGGAAAGCATCGATACTGGCCGACGGCGCCTGCGGGTGGTCGGCAAGGGCGCCAAGGAACGCGTCGTCCCTATCGATGCGGCTTTCTTCACCGAGTTCGGCGCCTATCTTCGCCTGGAGCGGCCCCTCGGTCTGGCCACCCCGGAAGCCTTCGTCGTCCTGCGGGGCCCGGGCGCCGGGCGCCCGATGGGTGAGGCGGCGCTGCGAAGTCTGTTCCGCCGCCACCGGGCGTCCTCCGGTGCGATCCGGGTTCGCCCCCACAGGTTGCGGCACACCTACGGCACCGAGCTCGCCGCAGCGGGGATCGACCTGCTCGCGCTGCGGGACCTGATGGGCCACGTCAGCCCGCAGACCACCGCCGCCTACGTGCACCTGTCGATCGAGCACCTGGCGGCCGAGTACGCCGCCGCCCGGGCCGTGATGAGCGGGGCACGGTCATGA
- a CDS encoding prolipoprotein diacylglyceryl transferase, producing MRPILFSVFGYNVQSYGLSKALAALVAAFLLARAFDRVGLKRDSAYSLVIWATVWGFVGAKIYYLFEHAPNLTLHSFGGMGFTWYGGLIGGAAATLVIVRRHRLPLGVVAGAMAIPLTVAYGIGRLGCLLAGDGTYGKPTSLPWGMTFPHGVVPTDVPVHPTPLYEALAAIVITAILWGIAKTWNPPGVFGAYLVLSGISRFLVEFLRINSPALLGLTQPQLWALASVGAGLVLIGCTRHRTAPQPVPTDTTDQRAPTQSSPRA from the coding sequence GTGCGCCCGATCCTCTTTTCAGTCTTTGGCTACAACGTCCAGTCCTACGGGCTCAGCAAGGCGTTGGCGGCACTGGTGGCTGCGTTCCTGCTCGCTCGCGCGTTCGACCGGGTGGGCCTCAAACGCGACTCCGCCTACTCCTTGGTGATCTGGGCGACCGTCTGGGGCTTCGTCGGAGCCAAGATCTACTACCTTTTCGAGCACGCCCCGAACCTGACACTGCACAGCTTCGGCGGCATGGGCTTCACCTGGTACGGCGGCCTCATCGGCGGCGCGGCCGCGACGCTGGTCATCGTGCGCCGCCACCGTCTGCCTCTCGGCGTCGTCGCCGGCGCGATGGCGATCCCGCTCACCGTGGCCTACGGCATCGGTCGCCTCGGGTGCCTTCTCGCAGGCGACGGCACCTACGGGAAACCCACCTCCCTTCCGTGGGGCATGACGTTCCCTCACGGGGTAGTGCCCACCGACGTACCCGTGCACCCCACCCCGCTGTACGAGGCACTCGCCGCAATCGTGATCACCGCGATCCTGTGGGGGATCGCCAAGACCTGGAACCCGCCAGGGGTCTTTGGCGCCTACCTCGTGCTGAGCGGGATCTCCCGGTTCCTCGTGGAGTTCCTTCGCATCAACTCCCCAGCACTGCTCGGGCTGACCCAGCCGCAACTGTGGGCCCTCGCCAGCGTGGGCGCCGGTCTGGTGCTGATCGGGTGCACCCGGCACCGGACCGCACCGCAACCGGTCCCAACCGACACCACGGATCAGCGCGCGCCGACACAGTCCTCGCCGAGAGCCTGA
- a CDS encoding BRCT domain-containing protein — MCDELGISLLDHHHAATDANAAALIALELARRQQASSLEELASGVQVRLGHVYGGNWHGCVGTSFGETPGTNPDADPQHPFYGQVMVFTGGLTMRREDAWAAVASLGATPEKGVNKRTTILVVGDGFTGNSVEEFHTGKAVKAVHWQAKGHTIEVLTEGDFLEMLEEKASSGARS; from the coding sequence GTGTGCGACGAACTGGGCATCTCGCTGCTCGACCACCACCACGCCGCCACTGATGCGAACGCTGCCGCCCTCATCGCGCTCGAGCTAGCACGCCGCCAGCAGGCCAGCAGCTTGGAGGAACTCGCGTCCGGCGTTCAGGTGCGACTGGGCCACGTCTACGGCGGCAACTGGCATGGGTGCGTAGGCACAAGCTTTGGGGAGACCCCTGGAACGAACCCCGACGCTGACCCCCAACACCCGTTCTACGGGCAGGTCATGGTGTTCACTGGCGGACTGACAATGCGCCGGGAGGACGCGTGGGCTGCTGTCGCATCACTCGGCGCCACGCCCGAGAAGGGCGTGAACAAGCGCACCACCATCCTCGTCGTCGGCGATGGGTTCACGGGCAACTCCGTGGAGGAGTTCCACACTGGCAAGGCCGTCAAAGCCGTTCACTGGCAAGCCAAGGGCCACACTATTGAAGTCCTGACCGAAGGTGACTTCCTCGAGATGCTGGAAGAGAAGGCATCATCTGGCGCACGCAGTTGA
- a CDS encoding amino acid ABC transporter permease: MTADPSRWALFVSALWPIVHGAIASTIPLAVVSFAIGLLLALALALMRLSGNRLASGTARVYISLVRGTPLLVQLFVIFYGLPSIGIVLQPWPSAVAAFSLNVGGYGAEVIRAAILSVPHGQWEAAYMIGMSHRRTLSRIILPQAARVSVPPLSNTFIALVKDTSLASLILVTELFRQAQKVAAFSQQFMLLYLEAALVYWVVCLVLSSAQGSLENRLDRHVAR; encoded by the coding sequence ATGACCGCGGACCCTTCGCGCTGGGCTCTGTTTGTCTCAGCGCTGTGGCCCATCGTGCACGGGGCGATCGCGAGCACGATCCCCCTGGCTGTGGTGTCGTTCGCGATCGGGCTACTGCTCGCACTTGCCCTGGCCCTGATGCGCCTGTCGGGTAACCGACTCGCGTCGGGCACCGCTCGCGTGTACATCTCGCTCGTGCGCGGCACACCGCTGCTGGTCCAGCTGTTCGTGATCTTCTACGGACTGCCCTCCATCGGCATCGTCCTGCAACCGTGGCCCAGTGCCGTCGCCGCATTCTCCCTGAACGTGGGCGGGTACGGGGCCGAGGTCATCAGGGCCGCGATCCTCTCGGTCCCCCACGGGCAGTGGGAAGCGGCCTACATGATCGGCATGTCCCACCGGCGCACCTTGAGCCGCATCATCTTGCCGCAGGCCGCACGGGTCTCGGTGCCGCCGTTGTCCAACACCTTCATCGCCCTGGTCAAGGACACCTCGCTGGCCTCACTGATCCTGGTCACCGAGCTGTTCAGACAGGCCCAGAAGGTCGCGGCCTTCAGCCAGCAGTTCATGCTGCTGTACCTGGAGGCCGCCCTCGTGTACTGGGTTGTGTGCCTGGTCCTGTCGAGCGCCCAGGGATCTCTCGAGAACCGATTGGATCGTCATGTCGCCCGCTGA
- a CDS encoding heavy-metal-associated domain-containing protein gives MSTATYVVDGMMCDQCVSSVAVKVTTIAGVTGVQIERITGGRSWVTVTSSAILSEESVRAALTAAGCELAGSSA, from the coding sequence ATGAGTACCGCCACCTATGTCGTTGACGGGATGATGTGCGACCAGTGCGTGTCATCGGTCGCGGTCAAGGTCACGACCATCGCCGGTGTCACGGGCGTGCAGATCGAGCGGATCACCGGTGGGCGGTCGTGGGTCACGGTCACCAGCTCGGCGATCCTCAGTGAGGAGTCCGTTCGCGCGGCGCTCACTGCGGCGGGCTGCGAGCTGGCGGGCTCATCGGCGTGA
- a CDS encoding tyrosine-type recombinase/integrase: protein MRHTYATALANAGMSLQALMALLGHVTPEMTIRYATLASPTLRAAYDESIGKLRRQLTLTPVGRPIVPDKIAWLGTEMLKTRLGNGYCSRHQAQGACPYANICETCDHFTPAAEFTAALTDQVADIRALQTDAEARGWASEAARHDRAATAIEHHLDRLRPRTENPPALAPPTRAG, encoded by the coding sequence CTGCGCCACACCTACGCGACTGCCCTTGCCAACGCCGGCATGTCGCTGCAAGCCCTCATGGCGCTGCTCGGGCACGTGACCCCCGAGATGACGATCCGCTACGCCACCCTGGCCTCCCCGACCCTGCGCGCCGCCTACGACGAGTCGATCGGCAAGCTCCGACGCCAGCTCACCTTGACCCCCGTCGGACGCCCGATCGTGCCCGACAAGATCGCCTGGCTCGGCACCGAGATGCTCAAGACCCGGCTCGGGAACGGGTACTGCTCGCGCCACCAGGCCCAGGGCGCCTGCCCCTACGCCAACATCTGCGAGACCTGCGACCACTTCACCCCAGCCGCCGAGTTCACCGCAGCGTTGACCGACCAGGTCGCCGACATCCGCGCCCTGCAGACCGACGCCGAAGCCCGAGGATGGGCCTCCGAAGCAGCCCGCCACGACCGCGCCGCGACCGCCATCGAGCACCACCTCGACCGGCTCCGCCCACGCACCGAGAACCCCCCAGCCCTTGCCCCGCCCACGAGAGCCGGTTAA